The Leptospira venezuelensis genome contains a region encoding:
- a CDS encoding response regulator — protein MSVRTRPKIFLIDDHPIVRSGLESEIKASGDYEYCGSSSSIREGTKIMGFAKPDLLICDVSLQEENGIKELDSIRKKFPDMKIVFLTMHRDWSYLQDAISAGADGYILKSDSMESIMASIKKVLNRGRVFPGEIANFNYDEKHIRDIAEIVKKLTKRESQILNFLSKGKLNREIAEELKLSVRTVEAHRASIFKKLEVDNMVELTRILVQLKSLASN, from the coding sequence ATGTCCGTCCGAACCCGCCCCAAAATCTTTTTAATAGACGATCACCCGATTGTTCGTTCTGGATTAGAATCCGAAATCAAAGCTTCCGGAGATTACGAATATTGCGGTTCTTCTTCTTCAATACGAGAAGGTACAAAAATTATGGGTTTCGCTAAACCGGATCTTTTAATCTGCGATGTATCTCTCCAAGAGGAAAATGGGATCAAAGAACTGGATTCAATTCGTAAAAAATTTCCGGATATGAAGATCGTATTTTTAACAATGCACAGGGATTGGTCTTATTTGCAGGATGCAATCTCTGCAGGTGCTGATGGCTATATACTAAAAAGTGATTCCATGGAATCCATTATGGCTTCCATTAAAAAAGTATTAAATAGAGGCAGAGTATTCCCCGGAGAGATTGCAAACTTCAACTATGACGAAAAACATATTAGAGATATTGCCGAGATCGTCAAAAAGCTGACTAAAAGAGAAAGTCAAATCCTGAACTTTTTATCCAAGGGAAAATTAAATAGAGAAATTGCCGAAGAATTAAAACTAAGCGTTAGAACAGTTGAAGCTCATAGAGCATCCATTTTCAAAAAGTTAGAAGTGGATAATATGGTAGAATTAACCAGAATCTTAGTCCAGCTTAAATCCTTAGCCTCCAATTAA
- a CDS encoding zeta toxin family protein, with amino-acid sequence MFSGSLQQKLKWNETSDHCCWAQRFRKNNVRLGTSRRLWLYFLNADEMEKGLENKGTTSAHLEAGRLFFKAIERELRSENSLIIESTLSGNYLKGTIQKFRKSGYKISIFYTVLETPKQCIERIRDRVAKGGHSIPDDVVVRRFSRSKRNFWSLYRSLADNWVAYFNAGEKLECFALGGKSSYDTINSELLSVFLRVIEEDE; translated from the coding sequence TTGTTTTCAGGATCTCTTCAGCAAAAACTAAAATGGAATGAAACATCTGATCATTGTTGCTGGGCCCAACGGTTCAGGAAAAACAACGTTCGCCTTGGAACATCGAGACGCCTATGGTTATACTTTTTAAATGCAGATGAAATGGAAAAAGGTTTAGAGAATAAAGGTACAACAAGTGCTCACTTGGAAGCAGGAAGATTATTTTTCAAAGCTATAGAAAGAGAATTAAGATCGGAAAATAGTCTAATTATTGAATCAACTTTATCTGGAAATTATTTAAAAGGGACTATTCAAAAGTTCAGAAAATCCGGTTATAAAATTTCGATCTTTTATACTGTATTGGAAACTCCTAAACAATGTATTGAAAGGATTCGGGATAGAGTTGCAAAGGGTGGTCATAGTATACCGGACGATGTAGTTGTTCGAAGATTTTCAAGGAGTAAAAGGAATTTCTGGAGTTTGTATCGCTCTCTGGCTGACAATTGGGTAGCGTATTTCAATGCAGGGGAAAAACTGGAATGTTTTGCGCTTGGCGGAAAAAGTAGTTATGATACAATTAACTCGGAGCTACTTTCTGTCTTTCTCCGAGTCATTGAAGAAGATGAATAA
- a CDS encoding acyltransferase family protein has protein sequence MVEQSSPAKQSRLDYLDNLRSFALLLGLAFHVAIVYAAIIIYPLRNDDRSIAFDVFGEWVHLFRMPMFFVLSGYFTERIYLSKTLKEFLKLRALRIILPLIPGIILFAPMQYYVNALQEGYQGNYFKFLGEEFLLKNPAPSHLWFILYLALYTFLYLAVRPIASRLGKLILPSSRYGEEGSEKSPSVKWETLLIAGIWCTIWTCGINYFFLKDEKYLNIEPVQFIYDFSFFLFGSFLIGKESTILKGKTDLSEIMLLGFLSFLFFGLFYWISTIDPYWSYFGYTGYTNRILHIFLKCLGGWIWIAFFIRLFQLFFNKTSKFSSYLRESSLPVYLIHHPISLGIGFLVVSTGLSIWIKFALHIFLVYAVTFLVYHFIIRDSNFWLTVLGNKGISFKRNKG, from the coding sequence TTGGTTGAACAAAGCTCACCGGCCAAACAAAGCAGGCTGGATTATCTAGACAATCTTAGATCCTTCGCGCTATTATTGGGATTAGCATTCCATGTTGCGATCGTATATGCTGCAATCATTATATATCCATTAAGAAATGACGATAGATCCATAGCCTTCGATGTATTCGGAGAATGGGTGCATCTTTTTAGAATGCCGATGTTCTTTGTACTTTCTGGATATTTTACGGAAAGGATCTATCTTTCCAAAACATTAAAAGAATTCTTAAAGCTAAGAGCATTGCGGATCATTCTTCCATTGATCCCCGGGATCATACTATTTGCGCCAATGCAATATTATGTGAATGCATTACAAGAAGGTTACCAAGGAAACTATTTCAAATTTTTAGGTGAGGAATTTTTACTTAAGAATCCGGCTCCTTCTCACCTTTGGTTCATTCTATATCTAGCATTATATACATTTTTATATTTAGCCGTTCGCCCAATAGCCTCCAGGCTCGGAAAACTTATACTTCCTTCTTCCAGATATGGGGAAGAAGGATCCGAAAAAAGTCCTAGCGTAAAATGGGAAACATTACTTATAGCAGGAATTTGGTGTACCATCTGGACCTGCGGGATTAATTACTTTTTTTTAAAGGACGAAAAATACCTAAACATAGAACCGGTCCAGTTCATATACGATTTTAGTTTTTTCTTATTTGGTAGTTTTTTAATCGGTAAAGAAAGCACGATCTTAAAAGGAAAAACGGATCTGTCCGAGATCATGCTGCTCGGATTTTTATCGTTTTTGTTTTTCGGATTATTTTATTGGATCAGCACGATCGACCCATACTGGTCTTATTTCGGATATACTGGATACACGAATAGAATACTTCATATTTTTCTAAAATGTTTAGGCGGATGGATCTGGATCGCTTTTTTCATCCGACTCTTTCAGTTATTCTTTAATAAAACTAGTAAATTCAGTTCTTATCTAAGGGAATCCAGTTTACCAGTTTATTTGATCCATCATCCAATCTCGCTCGGGATCGGATTTTTAGTAGTGAGCACTGGTCTGTCTATCTGGATCAAATTTGCACTTCATATATTCTTAGTATATGCTGTAACTTTTTTGGTTTATCATTTCATCATCAGAGATTCAAACTTCTGGCTGACTGTGTTAGGAAATAAAGGAATCAGTTTTAAGCGAAATAAAGGATAG
- a CDS encoding Crp/Fnr family transcriptional regulator — translation MKISEDMVNKHGLRFKESAVIFDENEPADQMYLILSGKVGIHKKVKEAFKLLIELKEGDMFGEMALVDRKPRSARAIAKTDVLLFAITESVFYNLIQTNPSFSLKMVKMLSSRLRETNQTIASLLKGDRKNIVTSALITFAQTRGEQEDGQYKVHLAAFMKWAILRVGLEHTDLVSAINLLVKDKLVEQPKNDPSHILIRETFFKYTLDQ, via the coding sequence ATGAAGATCTCTGAAGATATGGTAAACAAACACGGCCTCCGCTTTAAGGAATCCGCTGTTATTTTCGATGAGAATGAACCGGCGGATCAAATGTATCTGATCCTTTCTGGAAAAGTTGGAATCCATAAAAAAGTAAAAGAAGCATTCAAACTTCTTATAGAACTGAAAGAAGGGGACATGTTCGGCGAGATGGCACTAGTGGATCGTAAACCCAGAAGTGCAAGAGCCATTGCAAAAACCGATGTATTATTATTTGCGATCACTGAGAGCGTGTTCTATAACCTAATCCAGACAAATCCTTCTTTCTCTTTGAAGATGGTAAAAATGCTTTCTTCCAGATTAAGAGAGACCAACCAAACCATAGCTAGTCTTTTAAAAGGAGACAGAAAGAATATTGTAACTTCTGCACTGATCACTTTCGCACAAACGAGAGGAGAACAAGAAGACGGACAATACAAGGTACATTTGGCAGCATTTATGAAATGGGCCATTTTAAGAGTTGGATTAGAACATACGGATTTAGTATCCGCGATCAATCTTTTGGTAAAAGACAAATTGGTCGAACAACCTAAAAACGATCCCAGCCATATATTGATACGGGAAACGTTTTTTAAATACACATTGGACCAGTAA
- a CDS encoding SMP-30/gluconolactonase/LRE family protein encodes MYDIGDWLGAAINYSGKKAGTLEFYVDCPTFVSSVSFVFPKEGIVNTKKILLLTAAFIIIFIIGFALKPSPIQPIAYQPPIDTGLIGAFQENKALESAELIALGKIHGPEDIEPDDEGNIYSASEDGKVYLISKDGEMKAHAFTGGRPLGMKLLGDGSIVVADAIKGLLKISKDGKVEVLTTESEGIPFKFTDDLDVAKDGTIYFSDASDKYGSAEYLYDLMESVPHGRLLKYDPHTKKTTTLMKDLFFPNGVALSKNEDFLVLNETYKYRIHRYWIKGPKAGTSEIWAENLPGFPDNISSDRKGHFYLALFTVRNNMVDKILHPRPWTKSIVAKLPKFLWPKPQPYGFAVILNENGVVEASFQEPKGKHLKEITSVKRKGEYIYLGSLHNDRIGKLKLPPELIKE; translated from the coding sequence ATGTACGATATCGGCGATTGGTTGGGAGCCGCAATCAATTATTCTGGGAAGAAGGCTGGAACCTTAGAATTTTACGTTGACTGCCCGACCTTCGTAAGTAGCGTCTCATTCGTTTTCCCTAAGGAGGGAATCGTGAACACGAAAAAAATCCTCCTGCTCACTGCAGCGTTCATTATCATTTTTATAATAGGTTTTGCACTCAAACCTTCTCCCATCCAACCTATTGCCTACCAACCACCTATTGATACCGGGTTAATCGGCGCCTTCCAAGAGAACAAAGCTTTGGAATCCGCAGAACTAATCGCACTCGGAAAGATACATGGCCCGGAAGATATTGAACCGGATGATGAAGGTAATATTTACTCTGCGAGTGAAGATGGCAAAGTGTATCTTATTTCCAAAGACGGAGAAATGAAGGCGCACGCATTCACGGGGGGGAGACCTCTTGGGATGAAATTACTAGGAGATGGTTCTATTGTAGTAGCGGATGCAATCAAAGGCTTATTAAAGATCAGCAAAGATGGAAAGGTAGAAGTTCTTACCACAGAATCGGAAGGTATTCCTTTTAAATTCACCGATGATCTAGATGTCGCAAAAGATGGAACGATCTATTTTTCAGATGCGAGTGATAAATACGGCTCAGCAGAATATTTGTATGATCTAATGGAATCTGTTCCTCATGGTCGTTTATTAAAATACGACCCTCATACGAAAAAGACCACAACTCTTATGAAGGATCTTTTCTTTCCGAATGGAGTAGCTCTTTCTAAAAATGAGGATTTTTTAGTATTAAACGAAACATATAAATATAGGATCCATAGATATTGGATCAAAGGACCTAAGGCAGGGACAAGCGAGATATGGGCGGAGAATCTTCCTGGTTTTCCAGATAATATTTCTTCGGATCGTAAGGGCCATTTCTATCTAGCGTTATTCACTGTTCGTAATAATATGGTGGATAAGATCTTACATCCTCGTCCTTGGACAAAATCAATCGTAGCAAAGCTACCAAAATTCCTTTGGCCTAAACCTCAACCTTACGGTTTTGCGGTCATTCTGAACGAAAATGGAGTCGTAGAAGCGAGTTTCCAAGAGCCAAAAGGAAAACATCTAAAAGAGATCACCTCAGTGAAAAGGAAAGGGGAGTATATCTATTTAGGAAGTCTTCATAACGACAGGATTGGAAAATTAAAACTTCCTCCTGAATTAATAAAAGAATAA
- a CDS encoding acyl-CoA dehydrogenase family protein: protein MDLSIPKELDGIRAKAKAFVDEVAIPAEDHYDYDHGRMPEPIVQKLREEAKKRGLWTAHLPKSEGGLGLDLVGTALVFSELGRSPIAPYLCNCDAPDEGNMHLLHLAANEEQKKKYYHPLVEGKIRSGFAMTEPPPGAGSDPTTLSTNAEKDGDHYILNGHKWYCTGANGASFLIVMSKVNDSFRRTSMFLVPTDAPGYTMVQEIGVLGSHGPGGHCELKFENVKVHESQVLGKIGEGFRLSQERLGPARLTHCMRWIGLARRSMEIAREYAIKRELFGGKLSDHQGIQWMFAESSLEIESGFLLTLKAADILRKGGDARQAVSLAKWQVSETLNKCIDRAIQICGSHGFSRYLKLELFYRDARAARIADGPTETHKMVIGRNLISGKESF from the coding sequence ATGGATTTATCCATACCTAAGGAACTAGACGGAATCAGGGCAAAAGCAAAGGCGTTCGTGGACGAGGTTGCCATTCCTGCAGAAGATCATTACGATTACGATCATGGTAGAATGCCTGAGCCAATCGTTCAAAAATTAAGAGAAGAAGCCAAAAAAAGAGGATTATGGACCGCTCATCTTCCCAAGTCGGAAGGCGGACTCGGTTTGGACTTAGTTGGAACTGCACTTGTATTCAGCGAGTTAGGACGTTCTCCTATCGCACCTTATCTTTGTAATTGTGATGCTCCCGACGAGGGAAATATGCACCTTCTGCATTTAGCTGCAAACGAAGAACAAAAGAAGAAATATTATCATCCTCTTGTGGAAGGAAAGATCCGCTCAGGGTTTGCAATGACTGAACCTCCTCCAGGTGCGGGCTCTGATCCTACGACTCTTTCGACTAACGCAGAGAAGGACGGGGACCATTATATTCTGAACGGTCATAAATGGTACTGCACTGGTGCAAACGGTGCTTCTTTTTTGATCGTGATGTCCAAGGTAAACGATAGTTTCAGAAGAACTTCGATGTTCCTAGTTCCTACCGATGCTCCTGGATATACAATGGTGCAGGAAATTGGAGTTTTAGGTTCACATGGCCCCGGCGGTCACTGCGAGTTAAAATTCGAAAATGTAAAAGTGCATGAGTCCCAAGTATTAGGAAAAATTGGAGAAGGTTTTAGACTTTCCCAAGAAAGATTAGGGCCTGCAAGACTTACACATTGTATGAGATGGATTGGTCTCGCCAGAAGATCTATGGAGATCGCAAGAGAATATGCGATCAAAAGAGAATTGTTCGGTGGGAAATTATCAGATCACCAAGGTATCCAGTGGATGTTTGCCGAATCCTCTTTAGAAATAGAGTCAGGTTTTCTGCTCACACTAAAGGCTGCCGACATTCTTCGCAAAGGTGGAGACGCAAGACAGGCTGTCTCTTTAGCAAAATGGCAAGTGAGCGAGACATTGAATAAATGTATCGATAGAGCTATTCAAATTTGCGGATCTCACGGCTTTAGTCGTTATCTTAAATTAGAATTATTTTATAGAGATGCGAGGGCCGCAAGGATTGCCGACGGACCTACCGAAACCCATAAGATGGTGATAGGTAGGAATTTAATATCCGGTAAGGAGAGCTTTTAA
- a CDS encoding phosphotransferase family protein: protein MKDSELKERLESYLGKRLQGTVEIANMVSLSGGACQENFSADIKVNGGPESGQYQTVYRTDKGAALLASLSRIDEFKVCRMAFEAGVKTPEPFWLESDNSVTGNPFYFMKRIQGKATGRFVVKDPSLNKVRKQITQELAENLASIHSVTPEKCKDEKLKEVLNLGQHVSGKTVAQGSVQALRSQLESMDGAYPAMEIILNWLEKNAPESDAVVLIHGDFRTGNFMVNSEGLQGIVDWEFAHWGDRHEDLTWLCMRDWRFGKLNKEAGGFADRSEFYEIYEKASGVKLDPIKIRYWEVMGNLRWAIGCIGQAERHLSGKDKGIELASIGRRACEMEYEAMRLIEESVK from the coding sequence GTGAAAGATTCCGAATTGAAGGAAAGGCTGGAATCGTATTTAGGAAAAAGGCTTCAAGGAACAGTAGAGATCGCTAATATGGTTTCTCTTTCGGGAGGAGCCTGCCAGGAAAATTTTTCCGCTGATATCAAGGTGAATGGTGGTCCTGAATCAGGCCAATACCAAACAGTTTATAGAACCGACAAGGGTGCAGCCTTACTCGCTTCATTATCTAGAATAGATGAGTTCAAAGTTTGTAGAATGGCATTCGAAGCGGGTGTTAAAACTCCTGAACCATTTTGGCTGGAGTCTGATAACTCAGTCACTGGAAATCCATTCTATTTTATGAAGAGGATCCAAGGTAAAGCTACGGGAAGATTCGTAGTAAAAGATCCAAGTTTAAATAAGGTTCGTAAACAAATTACTCAAGAACTTGCAGAAAATCTTGCGAGTATCCATTCAGTGACTCCTGAAAAATGTAAGGATGAAAAACTAAAAGAAGTTTTAAATCTTGGGCAACATGTGAGCGGCAAAACAGTAGCTCAGGGTTCTGTGCAAGCTTTGCGTTCTCAATTAGAATCCATGGATGGAGCTTATCCAGCTATGGAAATCATTTTGAATTGGTTAGAGAAGAATGCGCCTGAAAGTGATGCAGTTGTCTTGATCCACGGAGATTTTAGGACAGGGAACTTCATGGTAAATTCGGAAGGTCTGCAAGGAATTGTGGATTGGGAATTTGCGCATTGGGGTGATCGCCATGAAGACCTGACTTGGTTGTGTATGAGAGATTGGAGATTCGGAAAACTGAATAAAGAAGCGGGGGGCTTTGCAGATCGTTCCGAGTTTTATGAGATCTACGAGAAAGCTTCCGGAGTAAAATTAGATCCGATAAAGATTAGATATTGGGAAGTGATGGGAAATCTTCGTTGGGCGATCGGTTGTATTGGCCAAGCAGAACGTCATCTTTCTGGGAAGGATAAAGGAATAGAACTCGCGTCCATAGGAAGAAGGGCCTGCGAGATGGAATATGAGGCGATGAGACTCATAGAAGAGTCCGTAAAATAA
- a CDS encoding DUF6285 domain-containing protein translates to MQDKPSATELLEAIQDFLMKEVLPEFRDKDLLAYKTLVSWNMLGVISREIRSGEESLDKELMRLSSLLKKKSEFPKTWNEKKNLTSSWNEELRDIIRKDKKSLEDTEYWKHIKESVIEKVEIVNPRFTTES, encoded by the coding sequence ATGCAGGATAAACCGAGCGCCACGGAATTATTGGAAGCGATCCAGGATTTTCTAATGAAAGAAGTCCTACCTGAGTTTAGAGATAAGGACCTTCTCGCGTATAAAACATTAGTAAGCTGGAATATGCTCGGAGTAATTTCCAGGGAGATACGTTCCGGAGAAGAATCCTTAGACAAAGAGCTAATGAGGCTTTCTTCTTTACTTAAAAAAAAATCAGAGTTTCCTAAAACTTGGAACGAAAAAAAGAATCTAACTTCTTCTTGGAACGAAGAACTAAGAGATATTATCCGAAAGGATAAAAAATCTTTGGAAGATACGGAATACTGGAAACATATAAAGGAATCCGTTATCGAAAAAGTAGAGATCGTAAATCCAAGATTCACTACGGAATCATAA
- a CDS encoding histidine phosphatase family protein, producing the protein MSVIYLIRHGQANSTGEDYDLLTDKGKEQAFALGKYMASNGDFPDKIISGTMRRHKETAEFFLKGVGSIHSEFKTGSDFHSYDANWNEFPSELWKKYAEHLSGIKPEFQRSLLQFSKVRLKGGIRSAALFFKLTEEILSVWRKGDFTPEGIETFANFQSRVDLACDTYFQPSDAERLFIFTSGTPISLILKKMLRQDEDVFTWMPWIWNSSVSMFRWVRGRYIPVSLNFLPHIPTKIDRTLY; encoded by the coding sequence ATGTCCGTAATATATCTGATTCGCCATGGGCAGGCGAACTCCACTGGAGAAGATTATGATCTATTGACTGATAAGGGTAAAGAACAGGCCTTTGCCCTTGGAAAGTATATGGCTTCGAATGGAGATTTTCCGGATAAGATCATCTCCGGGACGATGAGAAGGCATAAGGAAACCGCCGAATTCTTTCTGAAAGGGGTTGGTTCTATTCATTCTGAGTTCAAGACGGGATCTGATTTTCATTCGTATGATGCAAATTGGAATGAATTTCCTTCTGAGTTATGGAAAAAATATGCGGAACATCTTTCCGGAATCAAGCCTGAATTCCAAAGATCATTATTACAATTTTCTAAAGTTCGATTGAAGGGAGGAATCCGTTCTGCCGCTCTATTCTTTAAACTGACTGAAGAGATCTTATCTGTTTGGAGAAAAGGAGATTTTACTCCTGAAGGAATAGAAACATTCGCAAACTTTCAGTCCAGAGTGGATCTTGCTTGCGATACGTATTTCCAGCCTTCAGATGCCGAGAGACTTTTTATTTTTACTTCTGGTACTCCCATTTCTTTAATATTGAAGAAGATGCTTAGACAAGATGAAGATGTTTTTACTTGGATGCCTTGGATCTGGAATAGTTCAGTAAGTATGTTTCGTTGGGTAAGAGGTAGATATATACCTGTGAGTTTAAATTTCCTTCCACATATTCCGACTAAGATTGATAGGACACTGTATTAA
- a CDS encoding ATP-binding protein, with protein MNSLVSSLEIRSSKDRNLGFLSIYLGSAFVLIFFILIYFTDETELLRIYDNIHWTSSIAIATITAWFGYKSSEGEIKRFRFWFFLGLLTYFFGQVVWDIQAIAKFYSFPAPSDLFYPWLGPFFAIGFARFLKDRVPSNRMKVAVMDALGLAIAVLAVTLVLYLSKKEDRPWFQLVTLSAYPVFTLSAACIGVLMKPSLRLKADFSFLCLVIGLAGMGVSWLKWNSIFLIAVPEDGTLTNAGFSASLLLLGYGTLTWVPSSSGDLEKESGTESGLLRILPLLEVIVCSAAIVLSLTLPGLPEIIRLVIWFSAGVMVVIASLRQSLLVADLANAEFVIRNANKELEVTVAERTEELRSTNTYLVTANDKLRSAMDELKKTQENLVRSEKMAVLGRLMAGIAHELNTPLGAIRSSTEGIRSILSEPWEKLLTEYSNFNKEEREFWGILFKKGGTVNPDFDSKEERSKRKKSDIILKESGIENSLVMADALTDLGISPEQVSELADKIPKGERGWIIVSNASALSSISRSSQLILDASIKASRVIQALKSYASGEGDWKPHSESVSPKEQIENIITLYYSKMKNKVLVDINIPESARVMGDPERLYLIWTNLITNALHAMNYSGRIFVDAERKGEYWEISVQDTGSGVPSDIKDRIFDPFFTTKSPGEGTGLGLDICKNVAEEHGGSIRFVSSEAGTTFYVTLPASP; from the coding sequence ATGAATTCCTTGGTATCTTCACTAGAAATTCGTTCCTCAAAGGATAGAAATTTAGGATTTCTCTCTATATACTTAGGATCAGCATTTGTTCTTATATTCTTTATCCTCATATATTTCACAGATGAAACGGAATTATTACGGATTTACGATAATATACACTGGACTTCATCTATCGCAATCGCTACGATCACCGCTTGGTTTGGTTACAAGTCCTCGGAAGGGGAAATTAAAAGATTTAGATTTTGGTTTTTTTTAGGGCTTCTCACATATTTTTTTGGCCAAGTAGTTTGGGACATCCAAGCAATCGCTAAGTTTTATAGTTTTCCCGCACCAAGCGACTTATTCTATCCTTGGCTGGGTCCTTTTTTCGCTATAGGCTTTGCTCGATTCTTAAAAGATAGAGTTCCATCTAACAGGATGAAGGTGGCCGTAATGGACGCCTTAGGACTAGCGATCGCAGTTCTTGCAGTTACGTTAGTATTATATCTTTCTAAAAAAGAAGATAGGCCATGGTTTCAGTTGGTGACTTTATCTGCGTATCCAGTATTCACTCTTTCTGCTGCCTGCATTGGTGTTTTGATGAAACCTTCTCTACGTTTAAAGGCGGATTTCTCCTTTTTATGTTTAGTGATCGGACTCGCAGGAATGGGGGTCAGCTGGTTGAAATGGAATTCTATATTTTTAATAGCTGTTCCAGAAGATGGAACCTTAACCAATGCCGGATTTTCTGCGAGTCTTCTTCTTTTAGGATATGGGACCTTAACCTGGGTACCAAGTTCTTCGGGAGATTTAGAAAAAGAATCGGGAACAGAAAGTGGACTCTTAAGAATTCTTCCTTTATTAGAAGTTATCGTTTGTTCTGCAGCAATTGTTCTTTCGTTAACTCTACCAGGTTTGCCTGAGATCATTCGATTAGTTATTTGGTTTTCTGCCGGAGTAATGGTTGTGATCGCAAGTCTTAGGCAAAGTTTACTTGTAGCTGATCTGGCAAATGCAGAGTTTGTGATCCGAAACGCAAATAAAGAATTAGAAGTCACAGTCGCGGAAAGAACAGAGGAATTAAGATCCACTAATACATATTTAGTGACTGCAAATGATAAACTGAGATCCGCCATGGACGAACTTAAAAAAACGCAGGAGAATCTGGTCCGATCCGAAAAGATGGCAGTCTTAGGAAGGTTAATGGCAGGTATTGCGCATGAGCTCAATACTCCGTTAGGCGCGATTCGCTCGTCCACGGAAGGGATTCGCTCTATTCTAAGCGAACCTTGGGAGAAACTATTAACAGAATATTCAAATTTTAACAAAGAGGAAAGAGAATTTTGGGGGATTTTATTCAAGAAGGGAGGAACAGTTAATCCTGATTTTGATTCCAAGGAAGAACGATCTAAGAGAAAAAAATCGGATATTATTCTGAAAGAATCGGGAATAGAAAATTCTCTAGTAATGGCGGATGCTTTGACTGATTTAGGTATTTCCCCCGAGCAAGTTTCAGAACTGGCAGACAAGATTCCAAAAGGGGAAAGAGGGTGGATAATTGTGAGTAATGCATCTGCACTTTCTAGTATTTCCAGATCCAGCCAGCTAATTTTGGATGCTTCTATCAAAGCGTCTCGAGTGATCCAGGCGTTAAAAAGTTATGCCTCTGGAGAAGGAGATTGGAAGCCTCATTCAGAATCCGTTTCTCCTAAAGAGCAGATTGAAAACATTATTACATTATATTATTCTAAAATGAAAAACAAAGTTCTTGTCGATATCAATATCCCTGAATCTGCAAGAGTGATGGGAGATCCGGAAAGATTATATTTGATCTGGACCAATCTTATCACAAACGCATTACATGCTATGAATTATTCCGGAAGGATATTTGTTGATGCGGAACGAAAAGGTGAATACTGGGAAATTTCCGTCCAAGATACAGGCAGCGGAGTACCTTCGGATATCAAAGATAGGATTTTTGATCCTTTTTTCACAACTAAGTCTCCTGGAGAAGGAACGGGGCTTGGTCTAGATATTTGCAAAAATGTGGCAGAAGAACATGGAGGCTCGATCCGATTTGTCAGTTCGGAGGCAGGCACAACATTCTACGTTACCCTCCCTGCCTCACCTTAA